GATGTGCGCGACGGCGTCGTCGAGTGAGTCGACCACGCGGGCGGCGATGTCGAGCGAGAGGTACTCGGCGTACCAGTCGTCCTCGGTCGCCTCCACGACGTCGCCGCCGAAGGAGCGGATCCGCTCGTCACCGTGCACCGTGACACCGGCGCCCTTCAGCGCCTCAAGCGCGCGCGGGACGAACGTGTCGGCGATGTCGGCGTGCACCAGGAACGTCTCGGCGGCGTTGCACACCGAAGGACGCTGCGTCTTGGCGTTCAGAAGGATGTCCAAGGCCGTGTCGACGTCGGCGGCGGCGTCCACGTACACCGCGCAGTTCCCGACGCCCGTCTCGATCACCGGGACGGTCGACTCCTCCACCACCGAGTTGATCAGCGAGGCGCCGCCGCGCGGGATCAGCACGTCCACCAGGCCGCGCGCCCGCATCAGGTGCTTCACCGACTCCCGGGACGTGCCCGGAACGAGTTGCACCGCGTCCGGCGGGACCTCCGTGCCGGCGAGCGCGCCCTGCATCACCTCGACCAGCACCGTGTTGGAGTCGTACGCCGACGACGAGCCGCGCAGCATCGCCACGTTGCCGCTCTTCAGGCACAGCGCGGCGGCGTCCACGGTCACGTTCGGGCGGCCCTCGTAGATGATCCCGACGACGCCGAGCGGAACCCGCACCTGGCGCAGCTCCAGCCCGTTCGGCAGCACGCTCCCGCGGACCGTCTCCCCCACCGGGTCCGGCAGCGCGGCGACCTTCCGGACGGCGTCGGCGATCGAGGCGATCCGCGCCTCCGACAGGCTCAGCCGGTCGATCATGTACTCGGAGATGCCGTTCCCGCGGGCCCGCGCGACGTCGGCCTCGTTCGCCTTGACGATCTCCGGGGCGGCGGTGACCAGCGCGTCCGCGATGCGGTGCAGCGCCGCGTCCTTCGCCGACCGCGGCAGCGGGGCCAGCCCGGCGGCGGCCTCCCTGGCGCGCCGCGCCACCCGCAGGAACTCCTCGCGCTCGTCGCTCATCAGCAGGCTCCCGTCATTGCAATATCACCAGATGGTCGCGGTGGATTATCTCGCGTTCGTACTCGGCGCCCAGCTCACGGGCCAGCCAGCGCGTCGAGCGCCCCATCAGCTCGGGGATCTCGGACGCGTCGTAGTTCACCAGGCCGCGCGCGACGACCTCGCCGGCCGTGTCGCACAGGTCGACCGGGTCGCCCGCGGCGAAGTCGCCCTCCACGCCGGTCACCCCCGCCGGGAGCAGGGACTTGCGGCGCCGCACGACCGCCTCGATCGCGCCCGCGTCCAGCATGACGCGGCCCTGGCCCGTCGTCGCGTGCGCCAGCCACAGGTTGCGGGTCGACATGCGGCGGCCCTCGGCCGGATGGAACAGCGTCCCGACGTGGTCGCCGGACAGCGCGCGCGCCGCGGACGCGGCGTTGGTCAGCACGACGGGGATGCCCGCGATCCTGGCCGCCTCGACCTTGGTGACCATGCCGCCGGTGCCGACCCGCCCGGAGCCGCCGAGCTCGACGTCCCTGAGGTCGGCGGGGCCGCGCACCTCGTCGACACGGCGCGTCCCGGGACGGCGCGGGTCGCCGGTGTAGAGGGCGTCCACGTCCGAGAGCAGGACCAGCGCGTCCGCGCGGATCAGGTGCGCGACCAGCGCGGCCAGCCGGTCGTTGTCGCCGAACCGGATCTCGTCGGTCGCGACGGTGTCGTTCTCGTTCACGATCGGCAGGACGCCCATGGCGAGCAGTTGCGCGAGGGTGCGCTGGGCGTTGCGGTGGTGCGAGCGGCGCATCATGTCGTCGGCGGTGAGCAGCACCTGCCCCACGGTCAGCGCATACCGGGCGAACGAGGAGGTGTAGCGGGCGAACAGCAGGCCCTGCCCGACGCTCGCCGCCGCCTGCTGCGTCGCGAGGTCGGGCGGGCGGCGGGTCAGGCCGAGCGGGCCGAGCCCCGCCGCGATCGCGCCCGACGACACGAACACGATCTCGGTGCCCTCGCCGCGGCGCGCGGCGAGGACGTCCACCAGCGCGTCGATGCGGTTCACGTCGATCGTGCCCTGCGGCGTGGTCAGCGAGGACGAGCCCGCCTTCACCACGATCCGCCGCGCCTTCGCGACCGCCTCACGCCCACTCATGACTCAGCTCCGCTCACGACACTGCTCTCTACGGGAACGCCCCCACACCCCCGGCTGTTCGTTCAGGACCAGCCGCTCAGGCGGCGGTCGGTGCCGCGCGGGCCACTCGTGCCCTCGCCCGCCGCGACCTCCGGCTCCCAGTCGAAGACGATCGATTCGTCCATGGTGCCGATGAGGACGGTGGCGCCGGCGCTGGCGCCCGCCTGGGCGAGCGCGTCCTCCACCCCGAGCCGGGCGAGGCGGTCGGCGAGGTAGCCCACGGCCTCCTCGTTGGCGAAGTCGGTCTGGCGCAGCCACCGGACCGGCTTCGTGCCGGTGATCAGGAAGGTGTTGTCGCCGAGGGTCCTGACCTCGAAGTCGGTGTCGCCGCCGAGCGGCTCGGGCCGGATGACGATGCGGGTGGGCTCCGCCGCGGGCAGCGAGGCGCGGTACTCCGAGACCATCGCCGCCATCGCGAACGACAGCTCCCGCAGCCCCTCGTGCGACGCCGCCGACACCTCGAACACGCGCAGGCCCCGGGCCTCGAACTCCGGCCGCACCATCTCGGCGAGGTCGCGGCCGTCGGGCACGTCCACCTTGTTCAGCACGACGATGCGGGGTCGGTCCGACAGCGGGCGGTCGCCCAGCACCCGGTCGTAGGCCTGCAGCTCGCGCTCGATCACCTCGAAGTCGCTGACCGGGTCGCGGCCCGGCTCCATCGTGGCGCAGTCGAGGACGTGCGCGAGGGTGGAGGAGCGCTCGATGTGGCGCAGGAAGTCCAGGCCGAGGCCGCGGCCCTCGCTGGCGCCCTCGATCAGGCCGGGCACGTCCGCGACCGTGAACGTCGTGTCGCCCGCGCTCACCACGCCGAGGTTCGGGATCAGCGTCGTGAACGGGTAGTCGGCGATCTTCGGCTTGGCGGCCGAGAGCGCGGCGATCAGCGACGACTTGCCCGCGCTCGGGAACCCGACGAGCGCGACGTCGGCGACGCTCTTCAGTTCCAGGACGACGTCGCGCTCCTCGCCCGGCTCCCCGAGCAGCGCGAACCCGGGCGCCTTGCGCTTGGCCGTCGCCAGCGCCGCGTTCCCGAGACCGCCGCTGCCGCCCTTGGCGATCACGAACCGGGTGCCCTCGCCGACCAGGTCCGCGAGGACGGTGTCGCCCGACTTCACCACGGTGCCGTCGGGGACGGCCAGGATCACGTCGTCGCCGTCGGCGCCCGTCCGCAGGCTGCCCTGGCCCGGCCTGCCGTTGCCGGCCTTGCGGTGCGGGCGCCGGTGGTATTCGAGGAGGCTCGCGGCGTTGGAGTCGACGACGAGGACCACGTCGCCGCCGCGGCCGCCGTTCGCGCCGTCCGGGCCGCCGAGCGGCTTGAACTTCTCCCGGTGGATCGAGGCGCAGCCGTTGCCGCCGTTGCCCGCCGCGACGTGCAGCACCACCCGGTCGACGAACTGCGCGCCCGATCCCGCTCCAGCGGCCACGGTGACTCTCCTCAGGGAACCTTGGTAAGAACGGCGAAGGGGCGGACCGGAAACGGTCCGCCCCTTCGAACAAAAAGTCGCTGCCCCCGGCGGACTATTCCGCCGGCGGGACGACGCTCACCGCGTTGCGACCGCGGTAGCGGCGGAACTCCACCGCGCCCGCGACGAGCGCGAACAGCGTGTCGTCACCGCCGCGGCCGACGCCCGGGCCGGGGTGGAAGTGGGTGCCGCGCTGGCGGACGATGATCTCGCCGGCGTTGACGACCTGGCCGCCGAAGCGCTTCACACCGAGGCGCTGGGCGTTGGAGTCGCGACCGTTGCGGCTGGACGATGCGCCCTTCTTGTGTGCCATGAGACCGCTCTCCCTTACTTCTTGCCGGCCTTGATACCGGTGATCTTGACCTCGGTGTACGGCTGACGGTGACCCATCCGCCGCTTGTACCCGGTCTTGTTCCGGTAGTGCATGATGTTGATCTTGGGGCCCTTGACCGCGCCGAGGATCTCGGCGGTCACCTCGTAGCGGGCGAGGTCGGCCGTGCGGCTCACGACGTCGTCGCCGTCCACGACCAGCAGGGGCTGGAGCGTGATGGTCGACCCGACGTCACCGGCCAGCTTGTCGACGGCCAGCACGTCGTCGACGGCGACCTTTTCCTGCCTGCCGCCTGCGCGGACAATCGCGTACACCGCGGAAACCCTTCGTCTGCGCGCGCTTCCGGAGTGAACCGGTCCCACGCGTGGCTTACCAGCCCCCGGACGGGGGCCTACCCCCGGCACCGGGCCGAGGGCGGCACACCAGGAGGACCCTGGCGCTCTCTGCTGTGCCCCACCGGATCGATGAGGTGAGCACCGAACGATCCCCGGACGGGGCTCGCGGTGCGGATTCGGGCGACGCACCGAAGGCGCGCCGAAGGTCAAGGGTACCGGATGCCCTGGCCGGAACGCGAACGCGTCCGGCCAGGGCGTCCGGCCCCGCGTCAGTCCGAGGACTCTCCGCCGTCGGCGGCCTGCGCCGCCGTCGCGCGGGGGCGGCGGGCACGGCGCCGGCGGGCGGGCTCGGCGCCGTCCTGGTCGCCCGCGGGCGCGGAGCCGTTGGACTCGCCGACGGCCACACCGGCGCCGTTCAGCTCGCCGGCGGCCGGCTCGGCGCCGTTGGGGTCGACCGGGACCGGTTCGGCGGAGTCCAGCGCGCCCGGCGCGGTGCCGGCGGTCTCCTCGGCGGCCTCGGCGGCCTCCACGGCGGCCTGCGCCGGGGCCTCGTCGATCTCGGGCGGCGGGCCGGCCGGGCGCTTGGCCGGCCGGGACCGCTTCGGCCGCGAACGGACGGGCTCGGGCGCGGCCTCCACGACCGGCGCCGTCTCGGCGGCGGGCACCGTCGCGGGCTCCTCGGCGGCGGGCTCCTCCGCGGCCTCCTTGGGCCTGGCCTCGTGCCGGGACAGCTTCTCCTCGACGGCCTTCTCGACCTCGCCCTTGCGCTTGCGGCGGCGTCCGGACTCCTTGCCGGCCGCCTTCTCCGCCTTCGGCTCGACCGGCGTCAGGTGGACGTGGATGCCGCGGCCGTTGCAGGACTCGCAGGTCTCCGAGAACGCCTCCAGCAGCCCCTGGCCGACCCGCTTGCGGGTCATCTGCACCAGCCCGAGCGAGGTGACCTCGGCGACCTGGTGCTTGGTACGGTCCCGCGACAGGCACTCGACGAGGCGGCGCAGCACCAGGTCCCGGTTGCTCTCCAGCACCATGTCGATGAAGTCGACGACGATGATGCCGCCGATGTCGCGGAGCCGGAGCTGGCGGACGATCTCCTCGGCCGCCTCCAGGTTGTTGCGGGTGACGGTCTCCTCCAGGTTGCCGCCCTGCCCGGTGAACTTGCCGGTGTTGACGTCGATGACCGTCATCGCCTCGGTGCGGTCGATCACCAGGGAGCCGCCGGACGGCAGCCAGACCTTGCGGTCCATCGCCTTGGCGATCTGCTCGTCGATGCGGAACGCCGACAGGGCGTCCTGGTCGCCGGTCCAGCGCTCGACGCGGTCGGCGAGGTGGGGGGCGACGTACTGGACGTAGTCGGAGACGGTGTCCCAGGCCTCGGCGCCGGACACCACGAGCTTGGTGAAGTCCTCGTTGAAGATGTCGCGGACGACCCGGATCGTCAGGTCGGGCTCGCCGTAGAGAAGGGACGGCGCCGAGGCCGTCTTGACCTTCTTCTGGATGCTCTCCCACTGGGCGGCCAGGCGCGAGACGTCGCGGGCGAGCTCCTCCTCGGTCGCCCCTTCGGCCGCGGTCCGCACGATCACGCCCGCCTGCTCCGGCATGACCTTCTTGAGGATCGACTTGAGGCGGCTGCGCTCCTTGTCGGGCAGCTTGCGGCTGATGCCGGTCATCGAGCCGTCGGGCACGTAGACCAGGTACCGGCCGGGCAGGGAGACCTGGCTGGTCAGCCGGGCGCCCTTGTGGCCGAGGGGGTCCTTGGTGACCTGGACGAGCACCGACTGGCCCGACTTCAGCGCCGACTCGATGCGGCGGGGCTGGCCCTCCAGCCCGGAGGCGTCCCAGTTGACCTCGCCCGCGTACAGCACGGCGTTGCGGCCCTTGCCGATGTCGACGAACGCCGCCTCCATCGACGGCAGGACGTTCTGGACCTTGCCGAGGTAGACGTTGCCGACGTACGACTGGTGCGTCGCGCGGTTGACGTAGTGCTCGACGAGCACGTCGTCCTCCAGGACGGCGATCTGCGTGCGCTCGCCCTCCTGGCGGACCACCATGACCCGCTCGACGGCCTCGCGCCGGGCCAGGAACTCCGCCTCGGTGATCACCGGCGGGCGGCGGCGGCCCTGCTCGCGGCCCTCGCGGCGGCGCTGCTTCTTGGCCTCCAGGCGGGTCGAGCCGCGCACGGACTGGACCTCGTCCTCGGCGGCGGCGCGCTCCTCGCGGGCCGTGCGGACGTGCACGACGGTGTTCGGCGGGTCGTCGGTGCCGCCGGACTCGCCGTCGGCCCCGGAACGGCGCCTGCGGCGGCGACGGCGGCGGCTCGTGCCCTCTCCGTCGTCCTCCTCGCCCTCGGCGGCGCCCTGCTCGGGCTCCTCGGCCCTGGGCTCCTTGTCCTGGTCCTTGTCCTTCGCCCTGGACGCCTTGCCCTTCGCCGCCTTGCCCTTGGCGGCCCTGGCGGGCTTGGCGGGCTGCTCTTCCGCGGGCTCCTCGGCCTCGGCGTCGCCCTCGGCGTCGTCGCCCTCGTCCTCGGCGCCCTCCTTGCCGCCCCGGCCGCGGCCGCGGCCGCCACGGCGGCGGCGACGGCGGGACGGGCGGTCCTCGGAGTCGTCCTCGTCCGCCGGCCCGTGGTCCTGGTCCTGGTCCTCCTCGCCGGCGTCCTGCACGGCGGGCTCGGCCTCGGCGGGCTTCGGCCGGGCGGGCGCCTCGGCCTTGGGCTGCGGCGGCTGGAAGACGACCATCGGCGGCTGGAACGTCACGCCGGGGACGCCGACGCCGCTCGCGGGCTCGGTCTCCGACACCTGCTCGGGGGCCGGCACCTCCCCGGCGACCGGGACGGCCGGGACCTGCGGCACGGACGGCACCTCGGCGGCGGCCTTGGCAGGGCGGCGGCGGGTCCTGGTGCGGGGCGCCGGCGCCTCTTCGGCGGGCGGCTCGGCGGGCGGCGCGGCGGCCGGCGCGGCGGGGGCCTCGGGCGTGGTCTCGGCGCCGGTCATCGGGACGGGCTCGGCCGTCTCGGCGGCGGCCTTCGTGGTCTTGCGCGCGCGGGTCCGGGTCCGCTTCGGCGGCTCGGCCGGCTCGGCGGGCGCCGCGGCCTCCTCGGCGGGTGCGGGCTGCTCGGCGGAGGCGGGCTCCGGCTGCGCGGCGGGGGGCTCGGCGGGGGTCTCGTCCACGTCGGGCGGCGGGCCGGCGGGCCGGCTCGCGCGGCGCGGACGCGACGTCACGCCCCTGCCCCCGCTCTTGGCGCTTCCGCTCCGCGCCTTCTCGGTCCGCGCGGCCTCCGCGGTCTCGTCGTCAACGGTTCCGTCGGCGCCTTCGGCCGCGGCCGCATCGGCTTCGTTCTCAAGCATCCGGGCAATCTCCCGTCAGGCTCCCGGGCGCGTCCGCCCGTCCCGCCGGAAGCGGAACGATGCGGTGCGCCGCACGAGAGCACCTCGTCAGTCGGTGCCGTCACGGCCGGACGGTGGTCCGGCCATGACGACGAAGTCGTCGGGGGTGCGCCTTCCGTACCCTGCGGGGCCGGTTCCGTGCCTCCACGGCTTCGGTCCCACGGTCAGGCGCTGACGGCATCCGCGCTCGCGGCGTCCCCGGACCGCGGCCGCTCAAGGCCGCGGGCCGTCCCGGCGTCGTCGCCGGGCGGTAGGCCGGTCTCCCGGTCGGGATCCAGGGGATCCGCGAGACCACCGGTGTCCGCGTCGAGGGGCCCCTGCGCCAGCCTGGTCACCAGCGGCGGTGACGGCGGCGCGAGGTCGGCGACCTGACGCAGTCCGGTGAGGATGTCGTCGGGTCGAACGGCGGGTGTGGAATGCCGAACAACCATTCGAAGTATCGCACAAGGGGCATTCGCCGTCTCGGCGGCGCGCCGGTCCAGCTCGCAGGCGGACACGGCGGCGCGCACGTCGAAACGGCGCCGTCCCTTCTTCGTGAGACGTTCTACCTCGATGTTCTCGGCGCCCATGAAGGCGGCCACGGCCGCGGCGGCGTCGCCTTCGGCGACACCGTCCAGCCTGATCCGCCATTCGGACGCCTCGAGCCGATCGGTGAACGCGCCCGGCTTCACCGGGGCGTCGCCGTGTCCCGCCCTTACCGGCACGACGTCCAGGACGTCGAGTCCGGGAGGCAGGGCCGCGTCGAGATCGGCTCGCACCCGCGCAGGGTCGCGGGTCTCGGTGAGCCCGAGTTCGAGGTATTCGGCCTCACTGGCCACCCCTGTCGCCGCCGCACCCGCATACGAGATCTTCGGGTGGGGGGTGAATCCGGCGCTGAACGCGACAGGGATCCCGGCGCGCCGCACGGCGCGTTCCACGGCCCGGGAAATGTCGCGGTGGCTCGTGAACCGCAGCCTGCCCCGCTTGGCATAGCGGACGCGCAGTCGCTGGGTCACGGGGGCCGGCGCCGGACCCTCCGGCATGGGTGCCAGGGTTCTGGTCCTTCCTACTCGTGTCGAGTCGAGATACAGGTCTCCCTATAGAGTACGGGGCGCCGGACCCGGTTCCGCCAGGCACCGCCCCCGTAAGCCCGGAACCCTTGCAGCTCAAGGGACGGCGAGGCCGAATCCAGTCACACCACGTCAAGCGGGAGAAGCTTCCTGCCGGTCGGGCCGATCTGGATCTCGGTGCCCATCGTGGGGCAGACGCCGCAGTCGTAGCAGGGCGTCCAGCGGCAGTCCTCGACCTCGGTCTCGTCGACGGCGTCCTGCCAGTCCTGCCAGAGCCACTCGCGGTCGAGGCCCGCGTCGAGGTGGTCCCAGGGCAGCACCTCGACCTCGTCGCGCTCCCGGACGGTGTACCAGGCGAGGTCGACGGGCTCCCCGGCCAGGGCCTTCTCGGCGCAGGCCGTCCAGCGCTCGTAGGAGAAGTGCTCGCTCCAGCCGTCGAAGCGGCCGCCGTCCTCCCAGACGGCGCGGATGACCTTGCCGACGCGCCGGTCGCCGCGCGACAGCAGCCCCTCGACGATCGACGGCTGGCCGTCGTGGTACCGCAGACCGATGGCGCGCCCGTACTCCTTGTCGCCGCGCAGGGCGTCCTTGAGGGCGCGCAGGCGGCGGTCGACGGTCTCGTGGTCGCACTGCGCGGCCCACTGGAACGGGGTGTGCGGCTTCGGCACGAACCCGCCGATGGACACGGTGCAGCGGATGTCCTTGCGGCCGGTGGCGTCGCGCCCGGCCTGGATGACCCGCTTGGCCATGCCGGCGATGGCGAGGACGTCCTCGTCCTCCTCGGTGGGCAGGCCGCACATGAAGTACAGCTTGACCTGCCGCCAGCCGTTCTCGTAGGCGGTGGTGACGGTGCGGATCAGGTCGTCCTCGCTGACCATCTTGTTGATCACCTTGCGCATCCGCTCGGAGCCGCCCTCCGGCGCGAACGTCAGGCCGGAGCGCCGGCCGCCGCGGGAGAACTCGTTGGCGAGCGTGATGTTGAAGGCGTCCACCCGCGTGGACGGCAGCGACAGCGAGGTGTTGGTGCCCTCGTAGCGGTCGGCGAGGCCCTTGGCGACCTCGCCGATCTCGCTGTGGTCGGCGCTGGACAGGCTGAGCAGCCCGACCTCCTGGAAGCCGGACTCCTTGAGCCCCTGCTCCACCATGTCGCCGATCGTGGTGATCGACCGCTCCCGCACCGGACGGGTGATCATTCCGGCCTGGCAGAACCGGCAGCCGCGGGTGCAGCCGCGGAAGATCTCCACGCTGAACCGCTCGTGCACGGTCTCGGCGAGCGGGACCAGCGGCTTCTTCGGGTAGGGCCACTGGTCGAGGTCCATGACGGTGTGCTTCTCGATCCGCCACGGGACGCCCGGACGGTTCGGCGCGACCCGCTGGATGCGCCCGTCGGGCAGATAGGTCACGTCGTAGAAGCGCGGGACGTACACGCCGCCGGACGCGGCGAGGCGCAGGAGCAGCCCGTCGCGCCCGCCGGGCTCGCCCTCGGCCTTCCACTCGCGGACGACCTCGGTGATGGCGAGCGCGATCTCCTCGCCGTCGCCGAGGACGGCGGCGTCGACGAAGTCGGCGATCGGCTCGGGGTTGAACGCGGCGTGCCCGCCCGCGATCACGATCGGGTGGTCGCCGGTGCGGTCGGCGGCCTCCAGCGGGATGCCGGCGAGGTCGAGCGCCGTCAGCAGGTTCGTGTAGCCGAGTTCGGTGGAGAACGACACGCCGAACACGTCGAAGGCGGCGACCGGCCGGTGCGCGTCGACGGTGAACTGCGGGATGCCGTGCTCCCGCATGACGGCCTCCATGTCGGGCCACACCGAGTACGTCCGCTCGGCGAGCACGCCGTCGCGCTCGTTGAGGATCTCGTAGAGGATCTGGACGCCCTGGTTCGGCAGCCCCACCTCGTAGGCGTCCGGATACATCAGCGCCCATCGGACGGTGGTCTCGTCCCAGTCCTTGAGCTGGGAGTTCAGCTCGCCGCCAACGTACTGAATCGGCTTCTGCACGCTCGGGAGCAGCGGCTCCAGGCGCGGGAAGAGCGACTCGACCGGCATGACGGAACCCTCCGTGCAGGGGACGTGGGGATGAACGTCCAGCCTACGCGGTCGCGGGTCGCTAATCGAACGGGCGGCGGCGCACGTGGACGGCCTGCAGCAGGCCGAACGCGATCATGTTCGCGAAGGTCGCGGACCCGCCGTAGGACACGAACGGCAGCGGCAGCCCGGTGATCGGCATGATCCCGATCGTCATGCCGACGTTCTCGAACGTCTGGAACCCCAGCCAGCACACGACCCCGGTGGCGACGAGCGTCCCGAACAGGTCGGCGGCCTGGGTGGCGATGCGCAGCCCGCGCCACAGCACCACGCCGAGCAGGGCGATGATGACGGCCGCGCCGACGAAGCCGAGCTCCTCCCCCGCGACCGTGAAGATGAAGTCGGTCTGCTGCTCGGGGACGAAGTGGCCGCCCGTCTGCTCGCCGTGGAACAGGCCCTTGCCGAACGCGCCGCCCGACCCGATCGCGATGCGGGCCTGCTGGGCGTTGTAGCCGGCGCCGCGCGGGTCGGCCTCGGGGTTCAGGAACGCGGTGAACCGGGCGATCTGGTAGGCCTTCAGCAGCCCGAAGAAGTACACCGCGGCGCCCGCGGCGACGCCCCCGCCGACCAGCCCGACGAGCCAGCGCTTCTGCGCCCCGGAGATCGCCAGCATGCCGAGCACCACCGCGATGAACACCAGCGTGGTGCCGAGGTCGGGCTGCAGCATGATCAGCATGCCGGGCACCCCGGCGAGCACGAGCGCGAGCAGCACGTCCCGCCGGCCGGGGCCGATCTCCCCGTCGCGCGGCTCGCCGAGGATCATCGCCAGCAGCACGACGAGCCCGACCTTGGCGAACTCCGACGGCTGCACCTGGAACCCGCCGCCGACCACGATCCACGAGTGCGAGCCGTTGATCGTCGAGCCGAGCGGGGTCAGCACGGCCAGCAGCCCCACGCACGCCAGTCCGTACAGGATCGGGACGTAGGCGCGCAGGAGCCGGTAGTCCAGCACGGTGACCAGTCCGCCGAGCAGGAAGCCGATGACCAGGTTCAGGATGTGCCGCTTGAGGAAGCCCTCGGGGTCCTTGCCCTGTTCGGTCAGCAGGTGGAAGGTGGCCGAGCGCACCAGCAGCGCGCCCACCGCCGACAGCGCCAGCACGGCCAGCAGCATCGGCAGGTCCAGCCGGCGCAGCCCGGCGAGCCTGCTGGTCCACGACCGGTGGGCGGCGTAGGCGTCGACGCTGCCGACCCCGGAATCGGTGATCACGGCGCGGTCCCCTCGGCGG
The sequence above is a segment of the Actinomadura coerulea genome. Coding sequences within it:
- the rodA gene encoding rod shape-determining protein RodA; the protein is MITDSGVGSVDAYAAHRSWTSRLAGLRRLDLPMLLAVLALSAVGALLVRSATFHLLTEQGKDPEGFLKRHILNLVIGFLLGGLVTVLDYRLLRAYVPILYGLACVGLLAVLTPLGSTINGSHSWIVVGGGFQVQPSEFAKVGLVVLLAMILGEPRDGEIGPGRRDVLLALVLAGVPGMLIMLQPDLGTTLVFIAVVLGMLAISGAQKRWLVGLVGGGVAAGAAVYFFGLLKAYQIARFTAFLNPEADPRGAGYNAQQARIAIGSGGAFGKGLFHGEQTGGHFVPEQQTDFIFTVAGEELGFVGAAVIIALLGVVLWRGLRIATQAADLFGTLVATGVVCWLGFQTFENVGMTIGIMPITGLPLPFVSYGGSATFANMIAFGLLQAVHVRRRPFD